Proteins from a single region of Aureibacter tunicatorum:
- a CDS encoding heme ABC transporter ATP-binding protein, with protein sequence MLVASDVTYGAGSREILKGLNLSVKPGEITTVLGPNGAGKSTFLKAISGELVNAKGEVTYNGKKMKGLPVAQLAKTRAVLSQNFQVSFPFSVEEIVMMGRMPHKKSDEDHEGIAREVMNMTDVLKFASRNFNSLSGGEQQRVQLARVLCQLAGDTDTPKYLLLDEPTSNMDLSQQQQVFEIVKEVCGKNIGVFAVIHDINIASRFSDKMLFIKSGEQVAYGATDDVFNKCVIESTYSHPVRMLRCPDTKCHFVMPEACGRHKNMNQLRKTI encoded by the coding sequence ATGCTTGTTGCAAGTGATGTTACATATGGTGCAGGTTCGAGAGAAATTCTTAAAGGACTTAATTTAAGTGTCAAGCCAGGTGAAATAACAACGGTCTTGGGACCAAATGGTGCTGGCAAATCCACTTTTTTGAAAGCCATTTCGGGAGAGTTGGTGAATGCTAAAGGTGAGGTGACATATAATGGCAAGAAAATGAAAGGCTTGCCTGTTGCTCAGTTGGCAAAGACCAGAGCTGTGCTTTCCCAGAATTTTCAAGTGAGTTTTCCATTTAGCGTGGAGGAAATAGTCATGATGGGAAGAATGCCTCATAAAAAGTCTGATGAAGATCACGAGGGCATAGCAAGAGAAGTAATGAATATGACGGATGTATTGAAGTTTGCGAGTAGAAACTTTAATAGTCTGTCAGGAGGAGAACAGCAACGAGTTCAGTTGGCGAGGGTTTTGTGTCAGTTGGCAGGAGACACAGACACTCCTAAGTATTTGCTTTTGGACGAGCCGACTTCTAATATGGACTTAAGCCAACAACAACAAGTTTTTGAAATAGTGAAAGAGGTTTGCGGTAAGAATATTGGAGTATTCGCTGTGATACATGACATAAATATAGCAAGCAGGTTTTCAGACAAGATGCTGTTTATAAAGTCTGGCGAACAAGTAGCATATGGAGCTACGGATGATGTATTTAATAAATGTGTCATAGAGAGTACATATTCTCATCCAGTTAGGATGTTGAGATGTCCGGACACCAAGTGTCACTTTGTCATGCCGGAAGCATGTGGAAGACACAAGAATATGAATCAATTAAGGAAAACAATTTAA
- a CDS encoding hemin-degrading factor — protein MENIVDNLQAKAEKIKKDWADLLNENPKLRIRDAANQLEASEAELLATKVDGENVIRLEGAWDEMVKRFPAFGQVMSITRSEGCVLEHKGAFEKIGVFGKGMHHMGQVIGPIETRLFFHSWKSAFAVKQPHVRGFQQSVQFFDKAGDAITKVYLKEKGDQEAFDNFISDYTSSNQDAHQAVEEMAEPATLALEEVDAEALTKGWDELQDTHDFFSLLRKHKAHRLDALKIVEGKHTYQIDPATLESMLNVASETQMPIMIFAGNRGNIQIHQDVVKKIFPMENWLNIMDPDFNMHLKTDLIDTAWVVKKPTKDGVVTSIELFDKDRTLICQFFGLRKPGSPEREDWRQVVSDLGQK, from the coding sequence ATGGAAAATATTGTCGATAACCTACAGGCAAAAGCGGAAAAGATAAAGAAGGATTGGGCGGATTTGTTAAATGAAAACCCAAAATTGAGAATAAGAGATGCCGCTAATCAATTGGAGGCCAGCGAAGCGGAACTTTTGGCGACAAAAGTGGATGGCGAAAATGTTATCCGTCTTGAAGGAGCATGGGATGAGATGGTGAAACGATTTCCCGCTTTCGGTCAAGTGATGTCAATTACAAGAAGCGAAGGATGTGTGCTTGAGCATAAAGGAGCATTTGAGAAAATAGGCGTTTTTGGGAAGGGAATGCATCATATGGGGCAGGTTATCGGACCTATTGAGACTAGATTGTTTTTTCACTCTTGGAAAAGCGCTTTTGCTGTTAAGCAACCGCACGTGAGAGGCTTTCAACAAAGCGTTCAATTTTTTGACAAAGCAGGTGACGCAATCACTAAAGTTTACTTGAAGGAAAAAGGAGATCAAGAGGCTTTTGATAACTTTATTTCAGACTATACAAGCTCCAATCAGGACGCTCATCAAGCGGTAGAGGAAATGGCTGAGCCAGCGACTTTGGCTTTGGAAGAAGTGGATGCCGAGGCCTTGACAAAAGGATGGGACGAGCTTCAAGATACTCATGACTTTTTCAGCTTGTTGCGCAAGCATAAAGCGCATAGATTGGATGCTTTGAAAATTGTTGAAGGAAAGCATACTTATCAAATTGATCCTGCGACTTTGGAGAGCATGTTGAATGTTGCCTCTGAAACCCAGATGCCAATCATGATTTTTGCTGGAAACAGAGGTAATATCCAAATACATCAAGATGTCGTAAAGAAGATTTTCCCTATGGAAAACTGGTTGAACATTATGGATCCTGATTTTAACATGCATTTGAAAACGGATTTGATCGATACAGCTTGGGTCGTGAAAAAGCCAACCAAAGATGGTGTGGTTACATCCATTGAGTTGTTTGACAAAGATAGAACATTGATCTGCCAATTTTTCGGTTTGAGAAAGCCGGGAAGTCCTGAAAGAGAAGATTGGAGACAAGTGGTTTCTGATCTTGGGCAGAAATAA
- a CDS encoding TonB-dependent receptor produces MNFRAITSLAMMLFIATSLAGQTITILDKGTSKPVEGVIVAGQSEGKGSFCLLTDLRGKLDVEIEPPYLLTLRHMSYEDIELNISDTEDVVVKMARKDMRLDPVVVTAQTSPQSVRNSVYKVKTVSAATIEKMGAVDLESVLSNQLNIRFEQDGATGTSNISMMGISGQNVKVLIDGLPLTGRSGVNNEIDLNQINLSTVERVEVIEGPMAVNFGADALAGVINIITKKDARDKVNVGISLQEESVGDEYGKDQGLRRQDVNLGYRITDNLFASIAVGHNDFNGWKDGNESNRSHLWLPKEQWMTNGLLRYRSHRWDVFYKFDYLDEQIDNLGEPNPINNMAFDQLFVTNRWNHQLQANININRYWSYNASFAFQDYERTTISYNYNTETGEKTTSENGNDDNDIAFQMYTAKGTFNKRGSIVNYQFGYDINIEQGTGARIDAGNTQSIEDYALFASAEIMALDERLKIRPGLRYAYNSKYNAPVTPQINAKYNLTESLHLRANYGRGFRAPTLKELYFDFVDSNHNIIGNPDLLPETSDNVGLGLSFAKGLSNDLVVNASVNGFYNKVNDKIEYIVDPENPQVTTLGNIGSYKTLGANIDQSVSYKSLHGTVGFGYIGVSYQDLDDQIIYYPEINASVSYTYSPWDLNMSLFYKFNGGKPFVTQAEASEEYVIDRFENYHTMDFTMSKSLVGSLKLNAGIKNIFDIKDINTLSNTSSGGAHGGGASRMVGYGRSYFVSLKYNFAWNKK; encoded by the coding sequence ATGAATTTTAGAGCAATAACCTCTTTGGCAATGATGTTGTTCATCGCAACAAGTTTGGCGGGACAAACCATTACAATCTTGGATAAGGGAACTTCAAAGCCTGTTGAAGGGGTAATAGTGGCGGGACAGTCTGAAGGCAAAGGCAGCTTTTGCTTATTGACAGACTTGAGAGGGAAGTTGGATGTGGAGATAGAGCCTCCATATTTGCTTACATTAAGACATATGTCTTATGAAGATATTGAACTAAATATTTCAGATACAGAGGATGTGGTTGTTAAGATGGCAAGAAAGGATATGCGATTAGATCCAGTAGTCGTAACAGCTCAGACAAGCCCCCAATCTGTAAGAAATTCAGTATACAAAGTGAAAACTGTGTCAGCGGCAACCATTGAGAAGATGGGGGCGGTGGATTTGGAATCAGTGCTATCGAATCAGTTGAATATTAGATTTGAGCAAGATGGGGCTACCGGCACGTCGAACATCAGCATGATGGGTATTTCAGGTCAAAATGTGAAAGTTTTGATTGATGGGTTGCCTTTGACCGGTAGATCTGGTGTTAATAATGAAATAGACCTTAATCAGATCAATTTAAGTACTGTTGAAAGAGTGGAGGTAATTGAAGGACCGATGGCCGTTAATTTTGGTGCTGATGCATTGGCGGGAGTTATAAATATCATTACCAAGAAAGACGCTAGAGACAAAGTTAACGTGGGAATCAGCTTGCAAGAAGAATCTGTTGGAGATGAATATGGCAAAGACCAAGGCTTGAGACGTCAAGATGTGAATCTAGGGTATAGAATTACAGATAATTTATTTGCAAGCATAGCAGTTGGTCATAATGATTTTAATGGCTGGAAAGATGGAAATGAATCCAATAGATCTCATTTGTGGCTGCCAAAGGAGCAGTGGATGACTAATGGATTATTAAGGTATAGATCTCATCGATGGGATGTGTTTTACAAGTTTGATTATTTGGATGAGCAAATTGACAACTTGGGAGAACCAAACCCAATCAATAATATGGCATTTGATCAATTGTTTGTGACTAATAGGTGGAATCATCAATTGCAAGCTAATATTAATATTAACCGTTACTGGTCGTATAACGCTTCATTCGCGTTTCAAGACTATGAGCGAACGACTATTTCTTATAATTACAATACTGAAACAGGTGAGAAAACAACTTCTGAAAATGGGAATGATGACAATGATATCGCATTTCAGATGTATACGGCAAAGGGAACATTTAATAAAAGAGGAAGCATAGTCAACTATCAGTTTGGTTATGATATTAATATTGAGCAAGGAACAGGAGCTAGAATTGACGCTGGTAACACTCAAAGTATTGAAGATTATGCTCTTTTTGCAAGTGCGGAGATAATGGCATTGGATGAACGATTGAAAATTCGACCAGGATTAAGATATGCATATAATAGCAAGTACAATGCACCTGTCACTCCTCAGATCAATGCTAAATACAATTTAACAGAATCTTTGCATTTAAGAGCTAACTATGGCAGAGGTTTTAGAGCGCCAACCTTGAAGGAGCTTTATTTCGATTTTGTGGATTCCAATCATAATATTATCGGCAATCCGGATTTGCTACCGGAAACTTCAGACAATGTGGGGCTGGGCTTGTCTTTTGCCAAAGGATTGAGTAATGATTTGGTTGTTAATGCTTCAGTTAATGGGTTTTACAATAAGGTAAATGATAAAATAGAGTATATAGTAGATCCTGAAAATCCGCAAGTTACTACCTTAGGAAATATTGGATCTTATAAAACTCTAGGGGCGAATATCGATCAATCTGTTTCTTATAAAAGTTTGCATGGAACTGTTGGTTTTGGTTATATCGGAGTTTCCTATCAAGATTTGGATGATCAGATAATTTATTATCCTGAGATCAACGCATCGGTTTCCTATACATATTCACCTTGGGATTTGAATATGTCCTTGTTCTATAAGTTTAATGGAGGCAAGCCTTTTGTAACGCAAGCTGAAGCTAGTGAAGAATATGTGATAGATCGATTTGAAAATTATCACACCATGGACTTTACTATGTCTAAAAGTTTAGTTGGAAGCCTTAAGCTAAACGCAGGTATCAAGAATATTTTTGATATCAAAGACATAAATACATTATCAAATACTAGTTCTGGTGGTGCTCACGGAGGAGGTGCAAGCCGAATGGTCGGGTATGGAAGATCTTACTTTGTCTCTTTGAAATATAATTTCGCTTGGAATAAAAAATAA
- a CDS encoding HmuY family protein, whose product MYKFRQLLLLVVLTAMYFLSGCSNDSSNDIKDPDLTVQFASSELGFPEDEQEAVIDLVFQRALPEASEIEISFEESNLTYGVDYITEPAAEAGMITLQADAGNTSISFKVIKQVDFYEGDETIDFTLISAGIGNVIGDRDALKLTFGQIISEGSELIADMGGSNQTHQVYIQLSANKMTRTANDAWDYAFYNGDMNVVKLNYAIGAGAISMEKTNFEDITADDIEAAKAKLPGNYADPGTSVDNPNGDLNDVALKNIGSDEASSDIYLVKLGTTTDYSTGAPVTVVKAWQLVQFVNTGSGYKMTYSDADGTWTDTSSMDVAKEGSENYVYASTQSASLVTVEPSRSTWDIAFTRMTGRTQNGPNEVAAGYKDYVIQNHLGSIEVAKVMIDESADPNEAFNSFTNADVEGLEFGNDQNTIGDDWRSLKGYELVLNTDRFYIVKDQNGLMYKLRFTSLGENERGYPQVQYVLL is encoded by the coding sequence ATGTACAAATTTAGACAACTATTACTACTTGTAGTATTGACAGCAATGTATTTTCTATCAGGATGCTCTAATGATTCTAGCAACGATATTAAAGACCCTGATTTGACAGTGCAATTTGCCTCTTCAGAACTAGGTTTTCCTGAAGATGAACAAGAAGCCGTAATTGATTTGGTTTTTCAAAGAGCTTTGCCTGAGGCTTCTGAAATTGAAATTAGCTTTGAAGAGTCGAACTTGACTTATGGTGTGGATTATATTACTGAGCCAGCTGCTGAGGCAGGAATGATCACACTTCAAGCAGATGCAGGAAACACGAGTATTTCGTTTAAAGTAATAAAACAAGTAGATTTTTATGAAGGAGACGAGACAATTGATTTTACATTGATTTCAGCAGGAATTGGAAATGTAATAGGCGATAGAGACGCATTGAAGCTGACATTTGGCCAAATTATTTCGGAAGGTTCTGAGTTAATCGCCGATATGGGTGGCTCTAACCAAACACATCAGGTATATATTCAACTGAGCGCTAATAAAATGACAAGGACAGCGAATGATGCATGGGATTATGCGTTTTACAATGGCGACATGAATGTAGTTAAGCTGAACTATGCCATTGGCGCAGGAGCGATTTCGATGGAAAAAACAAACTTCGAAGATATTACAGCAGATGATATTGAGGCTGCTAAAGCCAAGCTTCCTGGCAACTATGCAGACCCTGGCACATCAGTTGACAATCCAAATGGAGATTTGAACGATGTCGCTTTGAAAAATATTGGATCGGATGAAGCTTCAAGCGATATTTATTTAGTCAAGCTGGGAACAACAACTGACTATTCTACAGGTGCTCCTGTTACTGTTGTAAAAGCATGGCAATTGGTTCAATTCGTTAATACTGGTTCTGGTTATAAAATGACTTACTCTGATGCGGATGGAACATGGACGGATACATCTTCGATGGATGTAGCGAAAGAAGGAAGCGAGAATTATGTGTATGCTTCTACTCAAAGTGCTTCATTGGTTACTGTAGAACCAAGCAGATCAACATGGGATATAGCATTTACAAGAATGACAGGTAGAACTCAAAATGGGCCAAATGAAGTTGCGGCAGGTTATAAAGATTATGTGATTCAAAATCATCTTGGAAGTATAGAAGTAGCTAAGGTTATGATAGATGAAAGTGCTGACCCTAATGAGGCTTTTAATAGTTTTACAAATGCTGATGTTGAGGGGTTAGAATTTGGTAATGACCAAAATACAATAGGAGATGATTGGCGAAGCTTAAAAGGATATGAATTAGTTTTAAATACGGACCGATTCTATATTGTTAAAGATCAAAATGGTCTGATGTACAAGTTAAGATTTACAAGTCTTGGCGAGAATGAAAGAGGTTATCCGCAAGTTCAATATGTGCTCTTGTAA
- a CDS encoding coproporphyrinogen-III oxidase family protein, which translates to MMTKKDKHHSKEASSNHSHGMKAKATLDGLLSLLSQSPDKDRERAVYFHTPFCASRCTYCPFYKYTTLKSKGYDKHVIEMNNMLGKMPYIKEQPFEIFFFGGGTPTLLDDSSMKKVLTSFNENYAFADDYEFTVESTVRHLTDSKISLLKAHGVNRISLGIQAFDIKTRRMLGRPSSEELICEVVKKVQDSGMKLSIDLMYGLPGQTTTHFEEQVGKAIDFEPDNISMYRLQLIGDLPIAKMIQKGKLPNLPDKSFIARMQSAGIDVAASQGYTQWNIKNFSREKNAPCRYTQKTIKDRDLIPVGSSAGGKIGDYRLFSQVDYTIFSETLQNGILPYLHCMEKPRTVSETILGILEGMKIDKTALDYFLKSEAVNKSFERLLLEGWLKTFESGMKLTKKGVLEFEQLKHFFE; encoded by the coding sequence ATGATGACAAAAAAAGATAAACACCATTCAAAAGAGGCGAGTTCAAATCACTCGCATGGCATGAAGGCGAAGGCGACATTAGATGGGTTGTTATCGCTGTTGTCTCAATCTCCAGATAAAGACAGAGAAAGAGCTGTTTATTTTCATACGCCATTTTGCGCATCCCGATGTACTTATTGCCCATTTTATAAATACACTACTTTAAAATCAAAAGGCTATGACAAGCATGTGATAGAGATGAACAATATGCTTGGGAAAATGCCCTATATCAAAGAGCAGCCTTTTGAAATATTCTTTTTTGGAGGAGGAACCCCAACGTTGCTTGATGACAGCTCAATGAAAAAAGTATTGACTTCCTTCAATGAAAACTACGCATTCGCCGATGATTACGAGTTTACTGTTGAAAGCACAGTAAGGCATTTGACAGATTCCAAAATATCATTGCTGAAAGCTCATGGAGTAAATAGAATTAGTCTTGGCATACAAGCCTTTGATATAAAGACAAGGAGAATGCTTGGTAGGCCAAGCTCTGAGGAGCTTATTTGTGAAGTTGTCAAAAAAGTTCAAGATAGCGGGATGAAGCTTAGCATCGATTTGATGTATGGATTGCCTGGACAGACTACAACTCATTTTGAGGAACAAGTAGGGAAGGCTATTGATTTTGAACCAGATAATATCTCGATGTATAGGTTGCAGTTGATAGGAGATCTGCCAATCGCCAAGATGATTCAAAAAGGGAAATTACCAAATCTGCCGGATAAAAGCTTTATAGCGCGGATGCAATCAGCTGGAATTGATGTGGCGGCTAGCCAAGGTTATACGCAATGGAATATTAAAAATTTCTCTAGGGAAAAAAATGCTCCTTGTCGATATACGCAAAAGACAATTAAAGACAGGGATTTGATACCTGTCGGTTCCTCGGCTGGCGGTAAGATTGGGGATTATAGACTGTTCAGTCAAGTTGACTACACTATATTTTCTGAGACTTTGCAAAATGGAATTTTACCTTATTTGCACTGTATGGAGAAACCAAGAACAGTTTCAGAGACTATTTTAGGCATATTGGAGGGAATGAAAATAGATAAAACAGCATTAGATTATTTCCTTAAGAGTGAAGCTGTCAACAAGAGTTTCGAAAGATTATTGTTGGAAGGTTGGTTGAAGACATTTGAATCTGGTATGAAGTTAACCAAGAAAGGGGTGTTGGAATTTGAACAATTAAAGCACTTTTTTGAATGA
- a CDS encoding XRE family transcriptional regulator has product MIKDGSLSRIGKAIKELRKMRKMSLQEVAEKSQVTAGLLSKIENFKTVPSLPVLFQISMALDVKMMDLVRDVNPSDTPKYLLIRKDETKKEKNVEAKGLTYETLFSQSFSNSNLVLKVVSVSPKTYRESYNEDALELVYVLSGAVTYGIDKEEVLVEEGDFLFFDGSLSHSIENRDGAHAKMMKMYVQNLVNN; this is encoded by the coding sequence ATGATTAAGGACGGTAGTTTAAGTAGGATAGGGAAAGCAATCAAGGAATTGCGGAAAATGCGAAAGATGAGTTTACAGGAAGTTGCCGAAAAAAGCCAAGTAACAGCTGGTTTATTGTCTAAAATTGAGAACTTCAAAACTGTACCTTCGCTTCCCGTTTTGTTTCAGATTTCCATGGCATTGGATGTGAAAATGATGGATTTAGTAAGGGATGTTAATCCCTCGGATACGCCTAAGTATCTGTTGATTCGCAAGGATGAAACAAAAAAAGAAAAAAATGTGGAGGCTAAAGGCCTTACGTATGAAACGTTGTTTAGCCAAAGTTTTAGCAATTCAAATTTGGTGCTGAAAGTGGTATCGGTTTCTCCCAAGACATACAGAGAATCCTACAATGAGGATGCATTGGAGTTGGTGTATGTTTTGAGCGGGGCAGTGACATATGGCATTGACAAGGAGGAGGTGCTAGTTGAAGAGGGAGACTTCTTGTTTTTCGATGGCAGCTTGTCACATTCAATAGAAAATAGGGATGGAGCGCACGCTAAAATGATGAAAATGTATGTGCAAAATTTGGTCAATAATTAA
- a CDS encoding AraC family transcriptional regulator produces the protein MTRSKELFVDKSMHFELKNLNVIDMYESNTSENYLLVWIRKGKARLDVDDKNFLLQKGSLFLLYPDQFWKLIGDQNDSIEGVLLEFASDLVAENKFFKLEEQYKLILIKEFPVVHVEEKWQVRLTDIFEWLTEEYESSSYDIELIKYKLILVLHIYKRAFENREALPELNSVAMRFSKLVGDHFMNNHSVKFYADALSISSKQLNLILKESYGRTTQEMIHNRLVYEAKRNLIYSDVSIKEIAFSLGFQDASYFNRFFKKLVKCTPLEYRIESSGFKSTIVGA, from the coding sequence ATGACAAGAAGTAAAGAGTTATTTGTTGACAAGTCAATGCACTTTGAATTAAAGAATTTGAACGTTATTGACATGTATGAAAGCAATACTTCAGAAAATTACTTGTTAGTGTGGATAAGAAAGGGGAAGGCGAGGCTAGATGTTGATGATAAGAATTTTTTGTTGCAAAAGGGATCGTTGTTTCTTTTGTATCCGGATCAGTTTTGGAAGTTGATAGGAGATCAAAACGACTCCATTGAAGGGGTATTATTGGAGTTTGCTTCTGACTTGGTTGCTGAGAACAAATTTTTTAAGCTGGAAGAGCAGTATAAGTTAATCTTGATTAAAGAGTTTCCTGTCGTGCATGTGGAAGAAAAATGGCAGGTTAGGTTGACAGATATTTTCGAGTGGCTTACTGAAGAATATGAATCCTCTTCATATGATATTGAATTAATAAAATACAAGTTGATTTTAGTGCTCCATATTTATAAAAGAGCTTTTGAGAATCGAGAAGCGCTACCGGAATTGAATAGTGTGGCAATGAGGTTTAGCAAGCTCGTAGGTGATCATTTTATGAATAATCATTCAGTAAAATTTTATGCGGATGCCCTTTCTATTTCCAGCAAGCAATTAAATTTGATTTTGAAAGAAAGCTATGGACGTACCACGCAAGAAATGATTCACAATAGACTAGTGTACGAAGCAAAAAGAAATTTGATTTACTCAGACGTTAGCATAAAGGAAATAGCTTTTTCATTAGGCTTCCAAGATGCATCCTATTTTAATAGATTTTTTAAGAAACTCGTAAAGTGCACCCCATTGGAATATCGTATTGAAAGTTCAGGTTTTAAAAGTACCATAGTTGGTGCGTAG
- a CDS encoding YceI family protein has protein sequence MRKKIALIILCAWGLLAGNAQAQKSYESNNGETKVIGTSTLHDWECVSETSSIDMLANVEDGQLSSIESLVFQISSESLKSGKKSMDKNVYDALKTKKHKTIDFKLTEVKSISGTEVKAEGVLTIAGASKNVVLNATVVPNANGVDLKTSYTFNMSDFGIDPPTAMLNTIKTGDEVTVEFSANLK, from the coding sequence ATGAGAAAGAAAATTGCACTTATTATCCTATGTGCTTGGGGATTATTAGCAGGCAATGCGCAGGCTCAAAAAAGCTATGAAAGCAATAATGGGGAAACTAAGGTTATAGGTACATCAACGCTCCATGATTGGGAATGCGTGTCTGAAACTTCCAGTATCGACATGCTTGCAAATGTTGAGGATGGACAGTTGAGTTCTATTGAAAGCTTGGTTTTTCAAATAAGCTCGGAGTCGCTAAAAAGCGGTAAAAAGTCCATGGATAAAAATGTCTATGATGCGCTTAAAACCAAAAAGCATAAAACTATTGATTTTAAACTAACCGAAGTAAAAAGCATTTCTGGCACTGAAGTGAAAGCAGAAGGAGTTTTGACTATCGCTGGAGCTAGCAAAAATGTCGTTTTGAACGCCACTGTAGTTCCAAATGCCAACGGTGTTGATTTGAAAACTTCATACACATTCAATATGTCTGATTTTGGCATTGATCCGCCAACCGCTATGCTCAATACTATTAAAACTGGCGATGAAGTGACGGTGGAATTTTCCGCAAATCTGAAATAA
- a CDS encoding YceI family protein translates to MIVLLIHVLSFMIGGDYQKGKSPVSIYFKESSSINIEGRSNVNSFNFEYENALSDTFQIVKEPSGDLVFFDSILALKSESFDSGTKLMNRDFFKMIKSKEYPQIHLQLNRLIFVNGKGYLEVTISLAGEKNVYKLSLEDYIVKNNEFKVEGNLDLNINDFGLIPPKKAMGLIKVDNKVTVKIDLEGNYMSMK, encoded by the coding sequence ATGATTGTATTGCTAATTCATGTTTTATCATTTATGATTGGTGGGGATTATCAAAAAGGTAAAAGCCCTGTTTCGATCTATTTTAAAGAATCATCAAGCATCAATATTGAGGGAAGAAGCAATGTGAATTCGTTTAATTTTGAATATGAAAATGCACTAAGTGATACTTTTCAAATCGTTAAGGAGCCTAGCGGCGATTTAGTTTTTTTTGATTCGATTTTGGCATTGAAATCAGAATCGTTCGATAGCGGTACTAAGTTGATGAACCGCGATTTTTTTAAAATGATTAAGTCCAAAGAATATCCTCAAATTCATTTGCAATTGAATAGATTGATTTTTGTAAATGGCAAGGGCTATCTGGAGGTGACAATTAGTTTAGCTGGTGAGAAAAATGTCTACAAGCTTTCATTGGAAGATTATATAGTAAAGAATAATGAGTTTAAAGTTGAAGGCAATTTAGACTTGAATATCAATGATTTTGGCTTGATACCTCCCAAGAAAGCCATGGGCCTTATCAAAGTAGATAATAAGGTTACTGTAAAAATAGATTTGGAAGGCAACTACATGTCCATGAAGTGA
- a CDS encoding DinB family protein, which yields MDKKFLFDSVIRECEAIAYISKNIKEEYLAYRPAESMWSTQELMETLSFIGIYTAEALYHNDFKDKTHDRYYRMVEKHKDQTISEYLTALDDQKGQLIKFFETIKPEDLKKRVAYHPLIDKLPLGIALQEITIKFLTGYKMQLFVYLKTLGEELIGANLWSAKDSPFYSYE from the coding sequence ATGGATAAAAAATTTTTATTTGACTCTGTAATTCGAGAATGCGAGGCTATAGCCTATATTTCAAAAAACATCAAAGAAGAATACTTGGCTTATCGACCGGCTGAAAGTATGTGGTCGACTCAAGAGCTGATGGAAACGCTATCTTTTATCGGAATTTATACCGCTGAAGCTCTGTATCATAATGACTTCAAGGATAAAACACATGATCGCTACTATAGAATGGTAGAAAAACATAAAGATCAAACGATCAGCGAATACTTGACAGCTCTAGATGATCAAAAAGGACAACTGATCAAGTTTTTTGAAACTATTAAGCCTGAGGATCTGAAAAAAAGAGTCGCTTATCATCCTCTTATCGACAAGTTGCCACTTGGTATTGCTCTTCAAGAAATCACTATAAAATTCCTTACTGGCTATAAAATGCAACTTTTCGTCTACCTTAAAACTTTAGGAGAAGAGTTAATCGGCGCTAACCTTTGGTCCGCCAAAGACAGCCCTTTTTATAGTTATGAATAA
- a CDS encoding MarR family transcriptional regulator, whose product MSTENTDSIKLEDQLCFPLYAASRLITQLYNSILSDLDISYPQYLTLMVLWDKGDSTVGELSKALILESNTLTPMLKRMESKGIISRKRSQTDERIVMISLTQKGKDMKSKAMCIPEKLIQKINAENSDSKIPEVNQLKESLYQLIDLIKKQ is encoded by the coding sequence ATGAGCACAGAAAATACCGATTCAATAAAACTGGAAGATCAGTTATGCTTTCCTCTCTACGCAGCATCTAGATTAATCACTCAATTGTATAATTCTATTTTAAGCGACTTGGATATTTCCTACCCTCAATATTTGACGCTTATGGTCTTGTGGGATAAAGGAGATTCAACGGTTGGAGAACTAAGCAAAGCATTAATTCTAGAATCAAATACGCTAACTCCCATGCTCAAGCGAATGGAGTCCAAAGGTATCATTAGCAGAAAAAGATCTCAAACAGATGAAAGAATAGTTATGATCAGCTTGACTCAAAAAGGTAAAGACATGAAATCCAAGGCCATGTGCATTCCCGAAAAACTGATTCAAAAAATCAATGCTGAAAATTCCGATTCTAAAATTCCAGAAGTAAATCAATTAAAAGAAAGCCTTTATCAATTAATAGACTTGATAAAAAAACAATAA